The nucleotide window ACCGAGAATGTATTTTATTTAAGCAGTTATTTCACAGACCCGCATGAACGTTTACTGGCGCTGGCTGTTTTTCAAGAGGAAGAGCCATTCCTCGTCTGCCCGGCAATGGAAGTACCTGATGCCAAGCGCTCAGGCTGGGGTCATGAAATCATTGGCTATAGCGATATCGAAAACCCATGGGAAATGATTCTTACCGCCATTAATAAAAGAATCAACGGGGTTTCAAAAGTGGCCATTGAAAAAGAACATATGAATGTCGAACGCTACGAGCATCTTACACAGTTATTCCCTAAGGCGTCATTTGTTTCTGCAGAAGAAAAATTACGACTGCTGCGGATGATCAAGGATGCCAAAGAATTAAAAATCATTGAAGAGGCTTGTGCCCTTGCCGATTATGCCGTTGAATTCGGTGCAAGTGAAATTAAGGAAGGCAAAACAGAACTGGAGGTCCTCAATGCCTTAGAGTACGCCCTAAAGCAAAAGGGTGTGACCGAAATGTCATTTTCAACCATGGTGTTAACCGGTGCAAACGCGGCTTCCCCACATGGCAACCCAGGGGAAACGAAAATTCGCAAAGGTGATCTTGTTTTATTTGATTTAGGTGTTGTTGTTGACCGGTATTGTTCTGATATAACAAGAACCGTTGCATATGGGGACATCAATGACAAGCAAAAAGAAATATATGATACGGTATTAAAGGCACAACTCGCTGCCATTGAGGCAAGTAAACCGGGCGTTACAGCTGCAGAAGTTGACCTTACAGCAAGGCGGATTATTGCTGAAGCGGGTTTTGGCGACTATTTTCCACACCGATTGGGTCATGGACTTGGAATTGGCGTTCATGAGTACCCTTCTATGACCGAAACCAACCAGCTGGTAATCGAAGAAGGCATGGTCTATACAATCGAACCAGGGATTTATGTGCCTAATGTGGCTGGCGTCCGAATTGAGGATGATATTTATATTACCGCTGATGGGGCAAAGGTGTTAACCAAGTTTCCAAAGGAATTACAAATAATTAAATCATAATTTTACACTTATTTACATTGAACTCTTATCGATTTTGATGTAGTATACAAATACAGGCTGCGTTGTACGTAATCATAATAAAGTTTTAACCTTTAAGCTGTAAAAGGGAGTTTAACTATCGAAGCCAGAATGACAAGCCTCCGTCTATAAGACATGGAGGACATGCAGAAAGGTTTCTGAGAACACCCACTTTGAGGAGTGGTGGTTTAAAACTTTCTTATATTCACTACGGCAAATGCGGCTGTATAGGTAGTATTTCAACCCAACTTCATTTTGGAAGTTGGGTTTTGTTTTTGATACATAAAAAGAAGAGGACCCGCATCCTCTTCTTTTTACTTTTATTATTTTGTTAACAATGTTTTCGTATCTTTAAACTCAACTCCATGTGCTTCGGCAACTGCTTGATAGGTCACATAGCCGTCGAGAGTGTTGATTCCTTTTAACAATGCCTCATTATCTAAACAAGCCTTTTGGAAGCCTTTATTGGCAATTTGCAGCGCATATGGAACAGTCACATTTGTTAATGCAATCGTAGAAGTTCTTGGGACGGCACCAGGCATATTGGCCACAGCATAATGGACAACACCATGCTTTACATATGTTGGATGATCATGTGTGGTAATCCGGTCGGTGGTTTCAAAAATTCCACCTTGGTCAATGGCAATATCCACCACAACACTGCCAGGCTTCATCGATTGAATCATCTCTTCACTGACTAGTCTTGGCGCCTTTGCACCGGGGATTAACACAGCACCAATAACTAAATCAGATTCCTTAACCGCTTCAGCGATAGTAAAAGGATTAGACATTAATGTTGTCACATCGGAACCGAATATATCATCTAATTGGCGAAGACGGTCCGGGTTTAAATCAATGATGGTAACCTTTGCACCCAAACCAATTGCCATTTTCGCTGCATTTGTACCTGCTACTCCGCCGCCAATAATGGTAACGACACCTCGTTGCACTCCTGGGACACCAGAGAGGAGAATTCCCTTGCCGCCGTAAACCTTTTCTAAAAATTGGGCACCGACCTGAGCAGCCATCCTTCCAGCCACTTCACTCATAGGGGTCAATAATGGAAGAGTTCTATTCGCCAATTGGACGGTTTCATAGGCAATGCCAACTACTTTATTATCAATTAGTGCCTTCGTTAATTCTGGCTCAGGCGCTAGGTGTAAATATGTAAATAATATTAACCCTTCACGAAAATATTGATATTCAGTTGGGATCGGTTCTTTTACCTTCATAACCATATCCATTGACCATGCTTCCTTAGCAGTTTCCACCAGCATCGCGCCTGCAGTACTATAGTCTTCATCCAAAAAGCCTGAACCAAGCCCTGCTCCTATTTCAATAAAAACCTCATGACCAAAGTTCACCAAATTTGTCACTCCGGCTGGTGTCATTGCTACACGGTTTTCATTATTTTTGATTTCTTTTGGTACCCCAATCCGCATGCACTTACCTCCAATTAATATCCTTAATAGAAAGACCTATATACCTTTATTATATCCGTTATTACCAGGAAAATGAAATAATGGAGAATCTTTATGAATCATTATCCGAAGAGCCTTACCCAGTGGGCAAAGCTCATTTCATAACCTGTTAATAATAATAAGGGTACGGAAATGGGTACCCGTAATATGGATATGGATATCCATACGGAGCAGCTAATAATGCACCGGTTGCTACCCCACCCAGAAACGGCAGCCCGTATCCAAAACCTGGGCGACCATACCCGAAGCCCGGTCTTCCAAATCCGTAGTGCCCGTACCCGTGGCCGAATCCACCGTGTCCATAACCACCGCCATGGCCAAAGCCGCCGTGACCAACGCCGCCATGGCCATGAACCCTCTCATCAAAGTTAATAGGCATCCCATACATTTCGGTATTCATTTTGTTTCTCCTCGCTTCACTTAGGTTTACACTTTTCTATTTAAATGAACTTTACACCTTAAGAATATGCATGATTGAAAACAAATTCTTGGGCAAACGCCCTGTATGACTGAATTTCTTAGACAAATAACTATACGTTCCACAAGAAAAGACTGTCCCATGTTTAGGACAGTCTTTCCTATTTGTTTACATGTACCTAGTCCTCAGCTGCTGCATAATCCTCGCTGTCAGCTAAAGCCGTTCCTTCCCCCATAAAACCACTATTATAGGAATTCATAATTTGTTCACTTACCTCATTTAGACCTTGTTCATCATATTCAAAAGAATATTTGTTATTTGGATCCCGCTTTTCCATCGTGGCATTCCCCTTCCTTTGTAAGTTACTTCATTATTGTTCGAAAAATTGCAACAGTTATACGTTGTTAAATATTGTATAATCAGGGTAAGGAGATGATAATCATGGGACTTAAATATCAAAATATTTTAGTCGCAATTGATGGATCAAAGGAAGCAGATTGGGCATTTCAAAAGGGGATTGAAATCGCAAAGCGAAATCAAGCGGGACTCTTATTAGTTCATGTGATTGACACAAGGTCGTTTGCCTTAATTGAAGCCTATGATACTGTTATTGGTGATCGGGCAGAAACACTTGCAAAGGAAATGCTTGAAAATTATCATAAGCAAGCTGTGGATGCGGGGTTAACAAATGTCCAATACGAAATTGAATTTGGCTCACCTAAAATACGAATTCCAAGAGATATAGCTAAAAAACACAAGGTGGATTTAATTCTCTGCGGTGCCACTGGAATGAATGTAGTCGAAAGATTTTTCATTGGCAGTGTATCAGAACATATTGTTCGTTACGCTCCATGTGACGTTCTGATCGTTCGAACCAAAAAAGATATTGACGAAGAATAGATAGCTGATTCATGCACGGAGCCCTTTGCCCCGTGCATTTATTTTTCTATTACTAATAGGTTTCTCGTGTATGGCTAACGAAACTATAGTAAAATAAAGCAAAACAATAGCATGGAGGCTTTCGAATGATAGAGCATTTCGCTTTTGATCAACGTCTTGGTATTGCGATTCCTGATTTGACTATGGAATGGGATGAATATAGCGCGGAAATACAGCAGGAGATTCTGTTAACCTGGGAGCAAACCCGCGGTTCCATCCCTGACCGTATTGCTGAGCTCGAGGAGGAGATCAATGATAAACAAGCACAACTTTCAGATGAAAGTGATTTCCCACGCTCCTGTCAATTAAACTCTGAAATAGCGGATCTCGCTTCGATTATCAATGATTTATGGCTTTGGTACAGGGCAAACCAGGTAGTTAGCAAGGTACATCTATAAGAAAAACTCCCCAATGCAGGGAGTTTTCGTTGTTTATATATCCTTTTTAATTTCCCTCACCACATGTCCAAGTTCAGGTAAGATTAACTTATTCATGGCCAATTTGACAGCTCCAGTTGAACCAGGTGTGGAGAATACAGCCTTATTTTTAACGACTCCGGCAATTGCTCTCGAAAGGATTGCGCTTGAGCCGATATCCTCTTGATAGCTTAGCATTCTGAACAATTCACCAAAACCAACGATTTCTTTTTCGAGAAGATTTTGTACGGTTTCAATCGTTACATCACGCTTGGCAATTCCAGTGCCGCCATTTGTTAGGATGACATCAATATCCCCTCTTTCACAACCTTTTACAATTTCGTTTTGAATCTGTGCTGCTTCGTCCTTAACAATAACATAATCAACAATCGTATGCCCTGATCCTTCAAGCAGTGTAATCATCAGCTTACCGCTTTTGTCTGTTTCTTTATCTCTTGTATCACTAACTGTTATGACTTTACAGTGAACTGACTTTGGTGCTTCTTTTTTATGCTCTTGCGTACTCATCGTTAAAACTCCTCTTTTTCCTTGAGATAACGAAGTTGATAATACCTATGCGCAACATCCGTTACTTTTCTCGTTAATTGATAATTAGCCCCCGCCCCTATTGCCATGCTGATTAGCGGGATCCCCTGAATGACCTTTTTTCGAAACAGAGCAATGACCATAGCTTTTAATAATTGCTGAACCGGCTGTTCCAGCCAAGTGATATCGGTAATCTGCTCGTTCCCTTGATAAAAATATGACTCATCATTTTCGGCTAAATCCGCCATTAACGAGTTCCATCCCTTTATTTGAATTCGTGGCGGTAACGTCGCCGTATGAAAAACCTTTAATGATGTCATCATTTCATAGGGGGTATTCACTTCAAAACCGTAGGTCATGGCAATTAATTGAACGATTCTTAAATTAATGACCGCCATCGCCGGAATATCTGCCCCTAAGAGAAGCGTGCCTCCAGTCCCTGCAAGTCCCCCTTGGGCAAACGAATATAAACGGTGCCTCGCTATTTGCTGCTCTGCTATGTATTGTAATTGGTCAATCGTTAAGTTTCTTATATCCGCTATTTCTTCGATATCTTTACTAAAAATTCTTCCTGACGTAAGAATTCTTTCCTTTGCGTCCATTTGAAGCTGTGAGCCTTGAATCATCCCATGTAAATGAAATAACCATGTATCAATAAGGGAAAAGAATTGTTGTTGCACCTTTTCAGGCAGTAACAAAAAAGAACGTTCTAAATATTTTTCATACGTTAATTGAAACTCATTTGCCTCGTAATTTAGTAACTTTTCTTCCCATAAGCGTATTTCATTTAAGACACTTGCTTCCCGTTCTGTCAATGGCATCTATTCTGACCTCCTCCGGCTACATTTCTTTTTCCAGTATATCACAAAAAAATTAGACTTAAAAAAGGCAAAAGCCATTTAAAATAGCTTTTGCCTTTTTTAGATTATGAACGTGTTCCTGCTAAACGAACAACGTCCCGAGCAATCATGACTTCCTCATTTGTCGGAATGATAATAACTTTAACCGGCGAATGCGGATAGTTAATGAATGCTTCTTCGCCCCTCACCTTATTTAGAGCGGGATCCCAATAAACGCCCATAAATTCAAGACCTTTAAGAACATTTTCTCTAATCGTGTCACTATTTTCACCGATTCCGGCAGTGAAAATAATCGCGTCAACACCGAACATACGTGAAGCATAGGAACCAATGTATTTATGGATTCGATTAGCAAACACATCCAATGCCAGCTGTGCTCGTTCATTACCCTTATTCGCTTCGATTTCAATATCTCGAAGATCGCTAGAGAAGCCGGAAACGGCTAACATACCGCTCTTTTTGTTCAATACGTCTAGAACTTCTTCTGCGGTTTTACCGGTTTTCTCCATGATATATGGAATAAGTGCCGGGTCAATATTACCTGAACGGGTACCCATTGTGACCCCTGCAAGTGGTGTAAAGCCCATCGAGGTATCAATTGATTTTCCACCTTCAATGGCCGCAATACTTGCACCGTTCCCTAAGTGACATGAGATTAAACGAAGCTGTTCAACGGGGCGTCCCAATAGTTCAGCTGCACGCTGGGAAACATATTTATGGCTTGTGCCATGGAAGCCATACTTCCTGATTCCATATTCTTTGTAGTATTCAAATGGCAGACTGTATAAATAAGAACTTTCCGGCATCGTTTGATGAAAGGCTGTATCAAAAACAGCAATAGCTGGGACATCAGGAAGTACCCGCCTAAATGCCTTAATCCCTGTTGCATTTGCTGGGTTGTGCAATGGTGCAAGCTCCGATAGCTTTTCAATCTTGTTAAGTACTTCATCCGTAATAAGAGCTGAATCATCGAAAGTTTCTCCTCCGTGGACAACACGGTGACCGATTCCATCAATTTCAGTTAAGGATTTAATGATGCCTAATGTAGTTAATTTATCTAGCAGCATTTGTACCGCGACTTCATGGTCTGGAATATCAATAATTTCTTGGATCTTTTCCCCATTGGCCGTGATAGTAAAAATTGAATCATTAAGACCAATTCTTTCAATTAGCCCTTTTGTAATAACTTCTTCACTTGGCATTTCAAATAATTGAAATTTTAAAGAAGAACTTCCCGCATTAATTGCAATGATTTTTGCCATTTTGCTACCGCTCCTTTTATATAACAACATCGATTTAGGATGTGATTCGAATAGTACACCTTATTTTGTGCAAACCAACCTTGTTTATTTCCCTCAATTCCTCATTTAATCACTGAAAATCGGACTTTTCAAGGGATATTTCCAGTGGTAGCGGTTCCAATGCAAATGTTCATATATTCACAGTTTTCTTACTCTTGTAACCCAAAACAAAAAGGATAAAACCGGTAATCAAAACCAGCTTTATCCTTTACTATCTTGAAACCATTTTTCAATTTTGGCTAATATTTTATCCATTGCAACAGCGCTTGACAGACTTGGTAAATGCACGAGTAATGCTTCCTTTGGCGGCTTGACATTTTCCCCTTTTTTCTGTAAAACCAAAATACTTTTAGCCGATTGTTTATTTTTAAACATGGTCGTCGGTAATTGAAGCAAGCCCTGGATAATCAGATTTTCCTTGATAAATTCATGAAGCTGAGGTGCCTGTTCACTTTCAAACAAACCATTGGGAATGAGGAAGAATAAGTATCCTCCCGGTTTGGTATGTTTCACACTTTGTTCAATAAATAAATGATGAGCATACGAGTGGCCCTTCGAAGCTTTTAATTGATAATCTTCCGCTCTTATATCATTGGGATAGAAGCCAATCGGTAAATCGGCAATGACAGCATCAACAGGATCGATAAACAAAGGCTCCAAACTATCTTGATTGAAAAACTCAACAGGATGCTGCTGTAAATTTGCATTTACGTAGGCAAGCTTAATTAAAATATCGTCAATCTCGGTACCAATCGCGGTAATATTTTTATGTACGTGGTTTAAAACGGTTGTAACTAAATTCCCTGTTCCAACAGCAGGGTCCAGGAGGCGGAATGATGGCTGCTTAACAAATCGTTCCACTAAATAGCCTATTAGCATCCCTACAGAATCCGGAGTCATCTGGTGGTTAGGCTGGACATTTTCCTTCATCCCTTTTAAGATCACAAGCTGATAGGCTTTACGAATATCCTCATTTGAATATTTAACCAGGTGTATTTCTTCATATACCTTCTTAAGCCTTTTCAGCGTGAGCTCACTTAACTCATCTTGAAGAATGGCGCCCTGAAATAGATTTTCCCCTGTATCTGCAAGTGCCTCAAGGTAACTGTAGGATAATTCCTCTTGTAAAATAAGTGCTGTTTCATTAAATAGTGTAAATAACTGTTCAACCGGAGACAGTTTCATTATTTCCCCTCCACTCCTAAATTTCCTTATTTATTCTATACGAGTATGTATTTTTTAAACAAGTATAAAGGCCTCGCTTTAGAGCCGAGGCCTTTTAAAGATTTATAATTATTTTGCCGCTTTTGCAGCTTCAATTGCAGCTTCGTAGTTTGGATGGTTCGTTGCTTCGCTAACATACTCGACGTAAGTCACGGTATCATTCGAGTCAACAACAAAAACCGCGCGAGCTAATAAGCGTAATTCTTGGATTGCAACCCCATATGCTTCTCCAAAAGATAAATCGCGGTGATCAGAAAGTGTTTGAACATTTTCAATGCCGCTTGCCGCACACCAGCGTTTTTGTGCAAATGGTAAGTCCACACTTACTGTTAAAATTTTTACATTACCTAAGCCGTTTGCTTCTTCATTGAAACGGCGTGTTTCTGCATCACATACGCCTGTATCCAAAGAAGGTACAGAAGAGATTAGACGAACTTGACCTTTTGTATTTTCTAACGTTACTTCCGATAGATCATTTGCAAGTACAGTAAAGTTTGGAGCTTTGTCCCCAACCTTCACTTCACTTCCTAACAAGGTAATCGCATTTCCTTTAAATGTTACATTTGCCATTCTTTTCATCCTCCTTTGTCTTTTAAAGTCATCCACAATGAGATGAATTGACTTTAATATGTACAGTGTAAATATATCTTTTCAACAGTGTATTTGCAATTATTTAAACCTCAAGAAAAAAGTTAACCTTCCTTTGATGAGGAAGATTAACCTTCTCCTTATAATTCAAGATCCACTTTTGGCTGCTGTTGTTGGCTTTGCTGTTGCCTATTCTCTTCTTTTTTCGAGAACATTTGCTGAATTTTATCGACTGCCTGCGGAGCAAGTTCTAAAATCTTTTCATATAAATGGGTACTTTCATCAAGATGCAGCATTTTGACACCATGTGAATTTACAATTAAAAAAGCGATTGGCGTGATGGAAACACCGCCGCCGCTTCCGCCGCCAAATGGAAGGGCTGATTTTCCTCCGCTTTGCCCCTGGCCTTGACCTTGGCCTTGACCCCCACTTTGGCCGCCTTGCGACTGGGAGCTGTCGAGTTTAAACTCACTCCCTCCAGCAGCAAATCCAAACCCTACCTTCGATACTGTTAAAATGACACTTCCGTCAGGGGTTTCAACAGGATCCCCGATGATAGTATTCACATCAATCATTTCTTTCAAGCTTTCCATTGCGGTCGTCATCAAACCTTGAATTGGGTGGTCAGACATGTCTATTTCCTCCTCTTTCAAACGGATTTCGTTTTTTCACTTTTAAAATTACTAGGCGGTTTCCCGCCTTTCCAGAATTTAATCAGCTTTAATCCTGCGAGAATAGCATACCCGATTCGAAACTGAAACATACACGTTAACTGTGTTTGAATGACAGCAGCTTGAAAATGGGGAGTTACCGATAAATGTGGCATCTGCTTTAACCGAAAATAATGACTAAGAATGCTGACAATACTCCCTTTTATTGCCCAAATCGCACCTGTCATCATTCCGGTATGCGCCGCATCACCAACACCCATCAGTGTCTGCCATTCAAAACTCTTTATTGTAACCCTTTTTAAAAATTTCCTAACAATCACATGCAAATGGATAACCTTTTCTAGCAGTTCTTTTGTTTTTTGAAAGCTACTCGTAACGTCATTTTGGGTAATTTGGTTTACCGTAGAATCTGGGTCTTCAGGAGCCGTATCCCCCATATGTGAATGACTTTCTACCACCAAACTTGGTGAATTATCATCAATTTTTATCAAAGGGACATTTAGCTTATATTTTATGAGTCCAAACCATATCTTAAACACTACCTTTAAATCATCATTGTCATTATGATGATAATAATTTACAAGAATCGTTAACTTCGTAAAAATAATTAAAATGAATAAGAACAATAGGACCAATATAGAAAGCCAGAGCCAAAACAATTTGTTCACAACCTTTCAGCCTATTATTATTCGCTTTTATGAAAAAAATAAACCTGCCAACTTATTGTTGACAGGCCCTGAATCCTTATCTATCTACATGTATGACCGTGGTATCAGTAAAGATATCATGTAACCCTTGCTTTTTCGGTAAAAAGGCAACAATGATATAGCCAATGATGATCGTTGCCGAGATAAACCGACCAATCCATTCACGAAAAATAATCGTTCCCCAGGACATTTCATCATGTTTTAAGTCCACAACCTTTAAGCCAAAGACCATTTTGCCAAGCGTTTGCTTAAAGAATTTTGTCATTAACACAAAATATAAATAAAAGATGACCGTAGATGCAATCGAAACGGGGGCGAATATAGAAAATTCGGTTAGAGAAATGTCAAACGCTCGAAATATCGGGTTTATTAGCAGGCGTTCGAAACTTTCCACTACTAGCAAATCAAGCAAATATGCCCAAAAACGCATCCAGAAGCCCGCATATCGAAAAGGATGATCCTGTAAAACAGGTTCAGTCGATTCCATTTAACTTCCCTCCCTTATTCTGCATATAAGTACATTAGGCGTGGAGAATTGGGCTTGGAAAGGATTTTCATGAGCCCCGCCATTTCTACATCACCGCTGATTAATTTTTGCGCTTGAAACTTAAATAACGAGCCTAAACCGAGATCATCCGAATAGCGAACTACCTTTGCTCCTTTAAGCTTCTCTTGCTTTTTCATTTGATTAATGACATCTTCAAGGTAACCAAAATCATCGATGAGATTAATTTCTTTTGCCTGCCGTCCATCGTACACCCGTCCATCTGCTATCTGTTTTACTTCCTCGACACTCATATGGCGGCCCTCAGAAATGACCTTAACAAATCCCTCATACGAGTTATCTATCATTTTTTGTAAAATTTGCCGCTCTTCATCCGTCATTTCTCTCGTAGGGCTCATAATGTCTTTATACTTACCACTTTTAATTGTGACAAAATCGACACCATATTTATCTGCCAATCCCTTGTAGTTATATCCTTCCATTATGACGCCAAGTGACCCTGTTAATGTTTCCGGGCTGGCAAAGATTTTTTTGGCTGCTGTTGAAATATAATATCCACCTGAAGCTGCCATCGACCCCATCGAAATATAAACTGGTTTTTGACTATCCTTTTGGATATCAATTAGCTTATCGTGAATTTCTGCACTCTCAACGACACCGCCGCCTGGTGAATTTACTCTAATAATGACGCCCTTCACCGAATCATCCTCTTGCAAGTAGGTTAACTTTTTCATAAAGTCTTGATGGTTATAACCTGAGCTTTGCAGGAATGATCCTGTTTCACCGCTATCTTGGATGACACCGTCAACATCAAGAATGGCAATTTTCTTTAATTCACTGCCTTCCTTAACGACTTCCTCTGTTAATGGTTGTTCAGCAGTCGCCATAAAATCACTGAAATCTGTTTTAATCCCTTTAAAGGCAAATGCCGACAAAAAATTAATCACAATCGAAACAAAAAATAATGCCGCAGCAATTCCTAGGGCGGCCCAACGTTTTCCATTCAACTGTATCTCCCCCTCACATTTCTTTCGTCTAGAATTCACATCCCTGCTTTCATATTGTTTCAAAAAAGTGCTAAACTAATTTCAGACTATCATTATTTTAACAAAGATTAATTTCCAAATGTTACATTTTCATCTTTAAAATGGAGGGATAGGAAATGGAAATAAGACGTAATATTTATTTTTATCACAAGCGGGATGCGGACATGCTCTCAAAAATGGCTCCCCTAGTCGAAGTGGCTGACCGATATGGTTTTACCATCGTAAATGATTATCGTAAAGCTAATATCATTGCCAGCGTGGGTGATGATGGAACTTTTCTTCAAGCGGTGAGAAAAACGGGCTTCCGAGATGATTGTTTATATATGGGGATATCAATCAAGGATAGTTTGAGCATGTATTGCGATTTTCGTATAAGTGATACCTCCAAAATGATTGAGACCATCACAACGAATGAACAAATCGAGGTTCGCCGCTATCCGATGATTGAAGTGAACGTTGATGGCCAAGGCACCTTCACATGTTTAAACGAATTTAGCATTCGCTCATCGATTATTAAAACACTCGTCATTGATGTTTTTGTGGATCAGCTTCACTTAGAAACGTTCCGTGGTGACGGATTAATTGTTTCAACACCAACGGGCAGTACCGCCTATAATAAATCCGTGAATGGGTCGATTGTCGACCCGCTTCTATCCTGCATGCAGGTGAGTGAGGTGGCTTCTGTTAATACAAATCGTTACCGTACACTTGGTGCCTCATTTATTATTGGCAGTGAACGGACACTTACACTTAAGGTTATTTCCGAAGGCAACGACCATCCAACAATGGGAATGGACAATGAAGCCTTAAGTATTCGTCAT belongs to Neobacillus sp. OS1-2 and includes:
- the sppA gene encoding signal peptide peptidase SppA: MNGKRWAALGIAAALFFVSIVINFLSAFAFKGIKTDFSDFMATAEQPLTEEVVKEGSELKKIAILDVDGVIQDSGETGSFLQSSGYNHQDFMKKLTYLQEDDSVKGVIIRVNSPGGGVVESAEIHDKLIDIQKDSQKPVYISMGSMAASGGYYISTAAKKIFASPETLTGSLGVIMEGYNYKGLADKYGVDFVTIKSGKYKDIMSPTREMTDEERQILQKMIDNSYEGFVKVISEGRHMSVEEVKQIADGRVYDGRQAKEINLIDDFGYLEDVINQMKKQEKLKGAKVVRYSDDLGLGSLFKFQAQKLISGDVEMAGLMKILSKPNSPRLMYLYAE
- a CDS encoding NAD kinase is translated as MEIRRNIYFYHKRDADMLSKMAPLVEVADRYGFTIVNDYRKANIIASVGDDGTFLQAVRKTGFRDDCLYMGISIKDSLSMYCDFRISDTSKMIETITTNEQIEVRRYPMIEVNVDGQGTFTCLNEFSIRSSIIKTLVIDVFVDQLHLETFRGDGLIVSTPTGSTAYNKSVNGSIVDPLLSCMQVSEVASVNTNRYRTLGASFIIGSERTLTLKVISEGNDHPTMGMDNEALSIRHVDKINIKISGKKIKTLKLKDNSFWDKVKRTFL